The Mya arenaria isolate MELC-2E11 chromosome 15, ASM2691426v1 genomic sequence CCTGAAGAAAGAACTCGACACGCACTTGGCAATGTCGGATAGCGTTCGCAAGAATGGAACGGAAACggatatattcattttaaaccaCATTCTCAAAAGGAACCAAGACAAGGCATCGCAAACATTGAACACTTTGTTGAAGAATGATTACACCGTCAAAGTAGAACTAAAAATAAACGCaaacattttagaaattaaaaCTACTGATGTcgcattattttcattaaatgaaacacaaaagCCAAACTCACAATCATTCAATGTAGTCAAGGAAATCAAGACAACAAAAGGCTCTACAAACGCTAAGGAGGTCCAACAACGGCCGGTGCGTCTGGAGCTGTTGAAAACCTTTGACCTCGTGAAGACAGGGGACGACAAGTTTCCGCCGTTTGTTCCTGGCCTGGACTTCCTGCCCAACGGAAGGATCGTCGCCGTGGATAAGTTGAActtgaaatgttttatcttGAGTGACGCACTGAAGAGGTTcgacacattttataaatttaacacACATCCAAGGGACGTATATTCTTACtctgataacaatattgcaGGAATCGCAGATCACCAAACCATCTGCCTGCTGACAATAGACAGGCACAACACGATAACGCTGACGAAGACGCTGAATACGTCCACCTTATGTGGCTCCATCTGTCACCTGAACGACCGCACGTTCGTAGTGAGCACTTATTACAACTCACGGCATGCCAGGATGATCGACGTGGACGGCAAAGAGAGCGACTTCGACAACGTCAAGTTTCCTGGGAAGTCGTATGGGATTGATGAAAGTAAGTGTACCTTCATAACATCTCGGGATACTCTTGTTCTTACGGACAGGCATGCTGACACTGTTTACATATACAACAACGTGATCGCCAAGAGCATTGAGTTGATCGATGTCCGTATACGGGAACCGAGAGGCGCATGCGTTGGTCTCGATGGCTCCGTGTTTGTCTGTAGTGAGGACACAAACTCCGTCATCCAGATATCTCCCGATGGGAACATATTAGCGTCATGTGACGTCGACATGACCTCTCCGTCGACCGTGACTGTTTCCAGGGACGGCTCAAGAATGGCCGTGAGTGGATTGATAAATatgaaactgtttaaaataatacaataataaaaaatagaattgtTAAGCTCAGTAATAAATAAACGCGTATTGTATAATGTTATGTACAAgtaatattactttttgttcGAACATTACCTTGgagtattttgtaaataagattCTTGTagttatacaatgtattttttaaaattaaatcaaactttattttttcattgttatgtatatacaattattgCCAAAAGACGTTAAGCTATATGTTTTACTCGTGCACGAATCCCGTATGTATGTGCCTTTAACCTTCAGATAAAGAAATGATACATAATGAGCTCCGGTGTATGTGCCTTTACTCTTACGATTTCAAAGGTATCGAAGGGAATACCACATCATGAGTCCTTGTGAATGTGCTTTAACCTTCAGATATCAAAGGTATTGAAGGGAATACCACATCATAAGTCCGTGTGAATGTGTCTTTAACCTTCAGATATCAATGGTATTGAAGGGAATACCACATCATGAGTCCGTGTGTATGTGTCTTTAACCTTCAGATATCAAAGGTATTGAAGGGAATACAACATCATGAGTCCGTGTGTATGTGTCTTTAACCTTCAGATATCAATGGTATTGAAGGGAATACAACATCATGAGTCCGTGTTATGTGTCTTTAACCTTCAGATATCAAAGGTATTGAAGGGAATACCACATCATGAGTCCGTGTGTATGTGTCTTTAACCTTCAGATATCAATGGTATTGAAGGGAATACAACATCATGAGTCCGTGTGTATGTGTCTTTAACCTTCAGATATCAAAGGTATTGAAGGATATACCACATCATGAGTCCGTGTGTATGTGTCTTTAACCTTCAGATATCAATGGTATTGAGGGATATACCACATCATCTTGGAGTCATATGACGTTGACATAAAGTGCCCCCGCGTTGTGACCGTCACCAGGGACGGGTCCAGAAAACCATGACTGACATAGTAATACACAGAACATGTTATTGTCAAGATTAGTAATACTAACGCGTACGATAATTAAAATTCCTTATTAGGACATTATGAATAGTTTGTTTTCAGTTTGCTGTAGCAATTAATTGTTGTACCTGAAACAGTGCACTTATTTATATTGTATGGTTacgtatgtaaaataaatacaactcaCATTATAAGTATAGAAAATGTTCTtgaagatgatgatgctgctggtgctgctggtgctgctgctgctgctgatgatgatgatgaggaagatgatgatgatgataatgatgttgatAGTTGAAAACAAAGAAGATAAATCAAACAGAgtcatgatatacatgtaagacCTATAAAACAATCCCGAGACACTTAtcaaaagtttaataaaataaataaatatgaatttaaaaatgagCTTCGtcttttttttgtcatatttgtcAAATAAGTACTGAAATTGATATTACGGGGATTTAAATTCACATAaatgtacattggataccttaagaaatatattacaaaagaatGCACCGTATATTGACAAAGATTATATGGactttttatacttttaacattaaattgtaaaacattcacAATGATCTGACAATCaagataaaaatcaacaatacAAAATCACTTAAGAATTATCTCACAAACTACTTGTATTAAGTATCAATCAAACAAAGTGAATGGGTGAAAGATAAAGATAATTTGTgatatgctttctggtggtttatagagatttatcagtgaaaaaactgatattattccactgaaaataacaatttgcaCTGTTTGAATTTTTTGCCCGCtctcaatttcaaataaaacgtcAGTTCTCACAGAACTTGGACACAATATTAAGAAAGTAGATAAAAATGTTACAGTCAAGGTCATCATCGATATTTgctttcataaaataacacatggtacaaatttcattgctgtagcttcaaaaataaggaaGTTGGTATAGGTGGCTGGGCGAGCTTTGATCCCAGGGTAATGATTTGAACATTCctaataaagggtcattatatgatgctacataacaaatatcaacgGTTTTGGCCAtgtggtttaaaaaagtattaaaaaataatcttagATATAAGtctataggaaacttgtgaaccCCAGGGCGTGGCCAGATTTGTCCACTGGGtatacttttaaaagaaaacttggTGGTGGACCGCTGtatgatgctacatacaaatttcaaaatatcaagaGCCTGGACCTagcggtttcagacaaaaataaGTCTATAGAATACTTGTGACCCCGGGGTGCTGCCAGTTTTGACCTCAGGGGCACGATTAGAAGACCACTATATGATGATACAAACAAAATGTCAAGGGTCTAGGCTTAGCAGTTTTAGACAGGatgaatttcaaaacaattccTTTATAATTCCCTATATAAGTTTGCtagaaacttgtgacccccagGACAGGGACAGGTTTAGACAAAGCgggaataatttgaacaactaaGTAGAGAACCACAAGGCAATGTAACACACCGAAATAAATAGGCCTCGTGGTTTTGGGCAATTTTTTGTCGCTTGAAGCAATTGATGACGGTAAACTGACGGGCGGACGGACGACGGATGGTTAGCGCTAGGAAAAGCTCAGACGGTGAGCACGCATTGGACAGTATCGAATAGTGTTTGCAAGAATGAAACAGTTGTGGAAATATTCATCCTAAACCATATGCTCAAAAGGACGCAAGACAAGGCATCACAAaaactgaacattttattgGAGAATGATGACGCCGTCGATAAGGGACTAATTCGTAACGAAAATATTGCTAAAAACTCACACTACCCATGTCGCATTCTTTTAAAAGGACAAAGGAACCCAAAACACCATCATTAAATGAAGACGGAAGTAACACCACCGATATTTAAATTGAATGGATCCCAAAACACAACCATTAAATGAAGACGGTTTAGTCAAGACAAAAACACCTCTACAAACGTGAACTAAGTCCAACATTGGCCGGTGAGTGTATAGCTGTATGAGACCGTGGAGTTCGTAAAGACAGGGAACAACAAGGAACAGCCGTTTGTTACAGTACTGGACAACCTGTATAACGGCGGGTCGTTGGTGTTGAACGCTGTCAATGCTGAATGTTTCATTTTGAGTgacacatatatttaaattaagacACACCTTATTCACGTATCTGCTTACTCTGCTAACAATCTTGAGTAACTCTCAGTTTCGGAGATGTCCATACCATTTTCCTGCTGACAGTGTGCAGTGACAACACGAATACACCTACAACGATGCCTACTTTGACTCCATCTGAACATTGAACGACCGCACGTTCCTGATGGACATCTGGGGACATGGCCTGCCCTAAGACTGACGTTGACGGCAAAGATAGTGAATTTCACAACGCGAAATTGCACTTACATGATTGGTTTATGTTGTGCACCTATATACACTTTTCCAGGGACGGCTCCTGTTTCTAGAGAGGGCTCTAAAAGACGGTAACCTCAACAATTGCTGATAAATATTTTCTGATTATTGTGTGGTAAGTcagttgttttgtatgttgtaaCCCTGTGTTGCTTTGTATTTTGGCTTTTTATATTATGAATTCCGTTGGGTgttgaccttgtgcctcttagCATGTTCATCGCAATTTGTCTGGCTACCGGGCTTGTCATTTGTAGTTGTCATCgtcttaataatattttctttgggCGTAAACTTAccatataaaaacatacttaTAATGCACGCATCTCCTAGGCGTGACGGGAGTgtgataatatatcatttaatggtTTGATACTTCTTGAGTCCGATTCCTATTCGTGATTGACTAGTACTGagatctttatatttttgagtACTTATTGAGTGCGATTTCCAGCCGTGAATAGATATGAATGAGGCAGCTTCAAACGTTTTAGTGCTCCTTGAGCGCGATTATAGCTCGTGATCAGATACAGATGagattgatataaatatttaaaggaCTCTTTGATTGCGATTACCAGGCGTGATTACGGAGTAGTATTGAATCATTAAATGCACATATGGGCAACATTAAGCATATTCTGTCGcagttataattatttacattttaattcaaatatatgcaACCCATTACATACAATTTAATTGGTAAAGCCAACCCAGTTACATGCCAGAAATTTCGTTTAATTTATCTTATCATCTTTCTAAGTAGGTTACGCTATCTAATAATCGACCTTTAAAATACTGTACGAGAACATGAAACGTCATACTTTCCGTTACACAAAGGGGGTGTTACTTAGCTAGAATACTATGGCTACCGGCGGATTAGCTGAAACACTTCTAGAATTTGGTAGTGACGCCGTCGGTGAAAGGACCGGGAGCAAGTGTGGGCCTTGCCGTCGGCGAAACAGGTCGGATGTGGCTTCATTATTCTGTAATACATGCAAGGAATATCTATGCGATGCCTGCTGTGATGGACACAAGATATACATAACGAACGTAGATGAACATCAAATCGTTGCTTCCCATGAAGCCTGTGTCAAGCCGATAGTCGATATGAAGGGACTGGATCAGTGTTTCAAACATAAACGAGCGTTTATGTATCACTGTGAAGACCATACAGAATTGTTCTGTGAAATATGTGCATTTCCTCGTCATCGGAGATGCGACAATATCCACGAAATAGCAAACATAGCTAAGAACGTGAAAGAGGATGAGAGGAAAAAGATACGTGCATCCATTATCACTGCCTCAGAAGTAATAATGAAATGCCAAGAGGATCAATTGAACAACATTTCGCGAGTGGAAGAAATCGtaaaagaaattgatttttataaagaagACTTATTTACGAAAATTGAGAAAGCCAAGGCGCAAATTGTCAGCGAAATAACAAACCATAACACATATGAAAATGAACGTCTAAATACGAGGAGAAATGCGGCTGAAATCCTGAAGAAAGATCTGGACACGCTCTTGGCAATGTCAGATAGCGTACGCGAGAATGGGACGGAAACGGAAATATTCATTCTAAACCACATCCTCAAGAGTACGCAAGACAAGGCATCACAAACACTGAACACTTTGTTGAAGAATGATTACACCGTCAAAGTGGGACTAAAAGTCGACAAattcattttagaaataaaaagtactGATGCagcattatttttaataaataaaacacaagagCCAAACACACAATCATTAAATGAAGACGATATAATCAAGACGGCAAAAACCTCTACAGACAGGAATAAAGTCAAAAAACGGCCGGTGAGTCTAGAGCTGTTAAAAACCATAGAGATCGTGAAGACAGGAGACGACAAAAAGCAGCCGTTTGTTACTGGACTGGACTTCCTGCCAGATGGGAGGATTGTCGCCGTGGATGGCTACAActtgaaatgttttatcttGAGTGACACACTGAAGAGGTTCGatgcattttataaatgtaagaCATATCCCAATGACGTATCTTCTTACtctgataacaatattgcaGTAACCGTAAATGACCGAACCATCTGCCTGCTGACAGTGGGCACTGACCACAAAATCACGCTGATGAAGACGCTGACAATTTCCACCAACTGCTTCTCCATCTGTCACCTGAACGACAGCACATTCGTAGTGAACACTCATGGCGACCCAAGGCCTGCCAGGATGATCGGCGTGGACGGCAATGAGAGTGACTTTGACAACGTCAAGTTTCCTGGAAGGTCGTATGAGATTGATGAAAGTAAATGTACCTACATACCATATGGGGATACACTTGTTCTTACGGACAGGCATGATCACACAGTTTACATGTTCAACACCGTGACCGGCAAAAACACAAAGATAAAAGATCGCTCGATACGGGAACCGAGAGACGCATGCGTTGGTCCCGATGACTCCGTGTTTGTCTGCAGTGAGAAGACAAACTCCGTCATCCAGATATCGCCCGACGGGGACATATTGGCGTCATGTAACGTCGACATGACATTTCCGTTGGCCGTGACCGTTTCCAGGGACGGTTCCAGAATGGCCGTGACCAACAGTGAGAGTGGAATGAGGAAAatgaaactgtttaaaataatacaataaaaatagaattGTCCAGCtcagttataaataaacatgtgttGTATAATGTTACGTAGAAGTAATTTaactttttctaaaataatgaaacacacCAACGACAAAAAAGCCTAAAAGATACTTAAGGTACATGAACGTTCctccgaaaaatatgaatatcggccgattttaatgaaacttggaataaaCAATCGTCAATGACTCTACTTTAACGtcgtatatttatttattttttaaattccgttgtttgttgatttacagCGCCACCTAGCGGTCACGTGCTTTTTGGCGCAAACGTTGCTGAAACCgcaaaaaacataattttaaggcttttcttattaaaaaaaaaataatcggaATATAATTCATTGTATGCTGAATAAATAATCCTATAATTTTAGTACTAgtatttaagaagaaaattattgattttaagtcTAATGACGAAAAGACTTTTATTTGGAATCGCCAAAAATAGATACCCATCGGTGAATGTGACGTATTTATTTCGAAAACGAACTCGGGTagggtatgtttttattatttcataggaaatagaatagaataatgaatataattatgtaaaaacaaaaaaaaaattgacggTGAGGTAAATTGCTGAAAGATATAAGTAGAATAAGAAAATCGATAGAGTTAGCGTGATTTCAACGCCACCGTCAACGTCAATATAAAACACGTCAAGTAAGTGAGGCCATGGGCTTGTTTGATGCATGAGAATAGTTGTGGAGTGAAACTTTGTATTCGTCCATAAATGAtggaataattatttatgtatctttttattgtttaatctaATATTTGCCAGTATCAGAACTAAGTGGAATATCAGAAAATAGTAAGATTATCAAATTCTTGCTACCAGAAAAATATCtacaaaattgaaacactagTTTACGGCTTGTATGAATCTTTCAAAACTGGGATTAAATCATAAGCCATGATCGAttcttaattaaattaattttattcccGCTAAAAAACGAGAACGTCGCAAAACAAATCTGGCGtctgaattgaaattaatttcattgtagAAATGATATTGACTATTTCAGTATTGTTTGAGCCTATTATTCTCTCATTCATATCAAATGTATtagtttacatacattttattcaacaaatatatcaaacatcaaGATATCAGCATCATATATTATCTTATTGTATACACGATCGGGGATATATTGAAACGGATTAAACGAAAGCACGGCTTTTAATGATGTacgtaaagttagcggcctagcggcgtgaagttagcggcctagcggcctaacggcctggagttagcggcatagcggcgtgaagttagtggcctagcggcgtgaagttagcggcatagcggcctagcagcgtgaagttaacggtatagcggcgtgaagtaagtaATTATAGACTGCTTCTAGCATCCATGCAGTTTTgctgatttattttgaaatgttgcaggggcggctccaggatTACACGTAAGAGGGGTGTAACCTTTTGAATTGCGCCCCTCTCTCATAATcgactttgttttgttttaagtgtgGCAGCGGTGTTTTGTGGTACTACCTATTGAACGTGTCATTACTTTTTCTCtccaatattgacataaaagttTGAGTTTGGGGAAATGGGGTGGGGGCGACGGGTGCCTCCCCGCCACCTGAATCAGCGATTGTGTTGTAATTATTTGCATCATCTTTACAACATGTTGACATGGTGGGATTTGGGGGCGGGCGCCGGATATGCATCCACTAGAAGTGCCAATACAGTTATTATAACCGTTTTTTTTGCGCTACCGCAACGGACACCCGGAAGTCGAGGCTCTCTGACTCTCAATACGTGACATATTTTGGCGCATTCCTTGCAACCATGTGATTCATGTTCTCGTTTGCGTTAGTACTTTGCAAATGGGCTAGATTTTCCAGCATACACTCATTTGTGTACCTGAAACTTTAATCATTGCAGGCATATTGTAATTTGATATTTAGTCATCAATGCAACCTTAAGTGACTCGCTCGTTTTTTTCGACAAAAAGTTAGTTTCCCAGTAtagcatctgaaaacacttttgttatcattattttactctatgatatcgatattgcagaaaaaatacagttatagcataaaaaagtattttgggtTAGTGGGGTTTGAACCAACGCCAGATTAGTCAAgaagaaaatagaaaacatacgCTTAGTTCACACTGCCACCGGAACTTTAACAAATGTTGGATATGTagacctgttaaggatacattgataacatcacgtgacaaagtgtcaatcacgcaacaccacagccgtgataatttttcaatcgcgttattaACGGTAATGAAAACTGTGGTTCCCTTAATTCCATTCTATAACCTCAtatcctatagaaaacaacaaaatcaatactttttaaTGGTATAATTTTGGAAGTCTCAGTGAAGCGATTTGGGAAACCgattaacacatacagcatgaactttcaacatgagcaaagtatgtcttattaacaacatgcctgacaaaaatggagcttacagacgtggtcgactggtcgaggaaaaactgagataaaaccctccttctgGGGGAAACTCAGAAACCTAttgcccgtttgtcatccagatttacaggatttgtatcgtaccactagatgtcgggcctcatcacctATAAGCTCTTTAACAATTAGgtataaaatgcatatcatttatatgattCATGTCAGGTACTAAATCAACATATACAATTGTCAATTACAACGCTATGTATACGAGGTATGTTCGGAAAGTTCCCGGACTGTACCAATaactttgttatatttcaacGTAGAGCTTTGAAACTTCGGCCAAGTTGagacacatatatattcattttgataataagtGGACATTCGCCTAAGTCaatacattcttaaaatattgtatccaTAGCAACATAATATTTGCTGTTGTGGAGCAAGCCGTATATTTTCCTATAATGTTCACATTAAACGCATTTTGTAACGTTAAAAAACGCGGGAAACGTCATCTTGACGTCGAACCACAACATGACGTCATTAGTAAAATACGCATGACGTCATTTGAACAGACACCGCCTCGcaaaacaaactacaaaatAGGAGCtcaaagcaaacatgcaacgaaattattgaaaaacagcgTGTCGTGATACAGTTTCTCCAGAGTTTAGATGTTTCACCGTCGAAAACATTGATACAGTTGAAGAAATCGTTTGGAGACCAAACTTTGatttgaataaatcattgaactTTTTGAGGTCCTATCGACGTGAAGGGGACAGATTTCTTCAAAGAATAATCACAACGGATGAAACGTGGTTTCAGGACAATGCCCCAGCGCACAGGGCCCGGTACACAGAGTTGGAGCTGGATGTTCTCGGGATCGGCAGGTTGGAGCCCTACAGCCCAGACCTTGCGCCACTTGATTTTGCGCTTTTCCCGGCCGTCAAAGCCCAGCTACGCGGAATCCGATTCGACGATCTCGAGAGCCTACGTTGTCACGTGCAGACAATTATGtcttaatttgataaacaatggtttcaaaatgtttacacATCATGGGTCAGGAGACATGAACGTTGCGTGCAAGCACATGGCCGCTATTTCGAGAAAGAGTAAACTGAATTGACGTTGACGTTATAAATTTTAACGTCGGGTTGCTCCGCCATATTGttggtacatgttttaaatttattgtaacttttttactgttatatgtatgGAATCGAAATTTTAGAGTGAAATGGAATAAAAGATGTAGTAAATCTGtacttaatttcattataatacaatgagcCGTTCAAAAGGAATGCTTTCAATCCGGGAACTTTCCGAACATACCTCGTACAAGTGAGAACAAAAagatcattcatatgatgaaattgcaccttaaacatttgcttgtaaaATTTTACAATCAATTGTGTCGATGTGAGCGCATCGGCTTCCCAGcgctgaatgcctttacattcatatacGCACGAAATACTCGTGCCTATAAACCACTCGCGCATATAAAACGCCACCTGGCGATTATTCCATTACAAGGGAAAACAACTTTCTTCTAATTCGTTTCACACAAacgcagaaaataatattcgtcaaagacgatatttgagcgagtcactttaattaTTAGATTAAATACTGTCgattcaaaatataaatctttTTTCACGAGTCTTGATGgctaaaattaacataaaacatttcaggTTTAAATAAACTTCGTTTTACGAAACTGATTATCATAACTATGAGACATTTAGTACCCGTGCATCACGTTCTGgaaatctttttttcaattcGGTACCCTGCAGTATGTGCGCCTGCCGGTAATTCTCGTACTTAGAGACTTACACCAGGTTGGGCAGCATGACGAGTGTTCATTGAGCATGTGGGCGGACAGGGCGTTTAAACTGGTCTTTATTCCATGTGCGTTGCCCTTATTTTGACTTATTCCATAGGAAAAGCATTTCTGAATATGGGCACTGTTattgtttgataatgttttgtgttttgattcAGCTTATACAATTTCCGAAAATTTTGACAATATGATTtctatcatttgattttttaagatCTGGAAATAAAGACCGCTTCACGCAAGTAAACGTGGTTGAATCCCCGTCCATCGCTAACCGTTCGATGTTCAACACCTTTTGTTTCACTTCCTGTAAACAGGTAGATGTAAGAAAGGGTTCCATCGCTTTTGACGAACCATTCCATACAAGCCGtaaattattgtttcaattcTGTAGATATTTTTCAGGTAGCAAGAATTTGACTTTCTTACTATTTTTCTTACTAACTTTCTGACTTTCTTACTTATCATTTATGGACGAATTTAACGTTTCACTCCACGACTATTCTCATGCATCAAACAAACCCATGGCCTCACTTACTTGACGTGTTTTATATTGACGTTGACGGTGGCGTTGAAATCACGCTAACTCTATCGATTTTCTTATAATACTTATATCTTTCAGCAATTTACCTCAccgtcaatttttttttgtttttacataattatattcattatgcTATGCCATTTcctatgaaataataaaaacttacCCTACCCGAGTTCGTTTTCGAAATAAATACGTCACATTCACCGATGGGTATCTATTTTTGGCGATTCCTTATAGAAGGCTTTTCGTCATTAGACTTgaaatcaataattttcttcttaaatacTAGTACTAAAATTATAGGATTATTTATTCAGCATACAATGAATTAtattccgatttttttttatataaaaaaagccGTTTTTTTACGGTTTCAGCAACGTTTGTGCCAAATAGCACGTGTCCGCTAGGTGGCGctgtaaatcaacaaacaatggaatttaaaaaataaacaaatacacctCGTTAAAGTAGAGTCATTGATTCCGGTTACTCATGTCGAGTAACCGAGGTTATCAACAACTGACATTTTAGTTGTTATTAACCGAAGGTCAACGTAGGGTCAATTCGCATGAGTTGTTTATCGCTCTTCTAAATTTCTATTGGTCAAGTAAATTCTCGCTTTACAAGTAATAATCCTTTGTGGTAAAGCTTTCTTTCGAATCAAGCCATCGTCAGTACAAGGTGTGTTAAAAGTTATGGAATTAATTTcatcgtcatttaaaaaaaaataaaaaaaatatattacaactatttgatattaattatattgcttcgtcaaaattaattttataagtgATATGTAATATTTATCGGCTTCACATTATTATTGGTTTTCATATGTCTAGTCATGATCGATATTTGCTCAGCTGTTTTTGACAGAGCGCACGTGGTCACCGGTATACTACGTAACTATACCTTGGTTTGTTACTGTAAAGCTGTATGGTAATGATAACTCCCGCTTAATTATCTGAGCTGAGAGTACGCGTTCTGTCATTCgggtttttgttttcaatacttgACTTCAATATGCATCTTTTCAGCTCAGgggaaaataaaatttataactgTGTGGGACAAGTATGTTTATTATGCAAAAGTGATTTAGTGGCTCCGGCCTTGTCATAAAGTAAATATTAACTATAAGAACTGTAAGTGATATAAGCTGTGGTTAAAATAGATTTACTCGCTAATGGTTAATCATGCTGTCATTTCAAAATAGGGGTAGGGTCATTTCCTTGTTTACTCTTCTTTTCGATTTATTGACATGTCTGAGACGGATCTTCGCGATATCATACACAAGCTGCGGACGGCCAAGCGCGCCAGGTTCGAGACGGCCACGCCGGTAACAGGGACACAGTCCACGTGCACACAGGTGAACACCATGAACGCACCGCCTGCCAGCCACGTGGCTCAGCCGTCAGGAGCACCGACAAGCGCCGCGACATTTAGTGCCACATCATACAGCGACGCGCTACCCATGAGGTATTCGGACGTGCAGGCCGCCCAAAGCCAGAGCCCGGAGTTTACTACGCCCTTGGTGAATCAGGCACATTGTGAGCAAGGTATAACCCCCATAGTTAATGTACCTTTAGAGCAGGATGCAACCATGTTT encodes the following:
- the LOC128219488 gene encoding uncharacterized protein LOC128219488, which codes for MATGRFPETLPECGSDAVGERIGIKCEPCRRRNRSDVASLFCNTCKEYLCDDCCDGHKIYLTNVDEHQIVAAQDACITPKVNLKGMDQCLKHKRAFMFHCKDHEDLCCEICAFSCHRRCDNVQEIAMVAKNVKEDEREKIRASTITASEVIMKCKEDQLKNVSRVEEIIKEIDIYKEDLLMKIEEAKAQIVSEMTNHNKQEEERLNMRRNAAENLKKELDTHLAMSDSVRKNGTETDIFILNHILKRNQDKASQTLNTLLKNDYTVKVELKINANILEIKTTDVALFSLNETQKPNSQSFNVVKEIKTTKGSTNAKEVQQRPVRLELLKTFDLVKTGDDKFPPFVPGLDFLPNGRIVAVDKLNLKCFILSDALKRFDTFYKFNTHPRDVYSYSDNNIAGIADHQTICLLTIDRHNTITLTKTLNTSTLCGSICHLNDRTFVVSTYYNSRHARMIDVDGKESDFDNVKFPGKSYGIDESKCTFITSRDTLVLTDRHADTVYIYNNVIAKSIELIDVRIREPRGACVGLDGSVFVCSEDTNSVIQISPDGNILASCDVDMTSPSTVTVSRDGSRMAVSGLINMKLFKIIQ
- the LOC128219490 gene encoding uncharacterized protein LOC128219490 — encoded protein: MATGGLAETLLEFGSDAVGERTGSKCGPCRRRNRSDVASLFCNTCKEYLCDACCDGHKIYITNVDEHQIVASHEACVKPIVDMKGLDQCFKHKRAFMYHCEDHTELFCEICAFPRHRRCDNIHEIANIAKNVKEDERKKIRASIITASEVIMKCQEDQLNNISRVEEIVKEIDFYKEDLFTKIEKAKAQIVSEITNHNTYENERLNTRRNAAEILKKDLDTLLAMSDSVRENGTETEIFILNHILKSTQDKASQTLNTLLKNDYTVKVGLKVDKFILEIKSTDAALFLINKTQEPNTQSLNEDDIIKTAKTSTDRNKVKKRPVSLELLKTIEIVKTGDDKKQPFVTGLDFLPDGRIVAVDGYNLKCFILSDTLKRFDAFYKCKTYPNDVSSYSDNNIAVTVNDRTICLLTVGTDHKITLMKTLTISTNCFSICHLNDSTFVVNTHGDPRPARMIGVDGNESDFDNVKFPGRSYEIDESKCTYIPYGDTLVLTDRHDHTVYMFNTVTGKNTKIKDRSIREPRDACVGPDDSVFVCSEKTNSVIQISPDGDILASCNVDMTFPLAVTVSRDGSRMAVTNRAAPGLHDNAPAHRARYTELELDVLGIGRLEPYSPDLAPLDFALFPAVKAQLRGIRFDDLESLRCHVQTIMS